The Cydia fagiglandana chromosome 14, ilCydFagi1.1, whole genome shotgun sequence genome contains the following window.
AAAAAGTTACGGTTTGAAGAGACTGTGACCCCATCAACAAGCCACCAACCATCAATTAATGAAGAAAGAATGGTGCCCCACTCCATGGACGTAGAAGAAACTGTAACTCCAACATCAATAAATCAAGAAAGTACAGTGCCAATCTTCATGGACGTTGCTAGTGAAATAGAAATCAGTgcgaatataaatgattttacagTACCTATTTTAAATAATCCTAAATTCTCATCTAAAGAGACGCAAATTGACATGGAACATGTATTTGGAACAATACATAGATTCAAAAATGATGATAAAGCAATTCAATTTTATACAGGCTTCGAGTCTTACCGGAAGTTCTTTTTTGTTTACTCAACTTTGAGTCCTATGGCCCATAAAATACAGTATTATGGTAGTTCTGTTATTTTGCTCAGTACAAAAGATCAGTTCTTTTTAACAATAATGAAATTAagacaaaataaatgtatttttgaacTAAGCAGATTTTTTAATGTAAGTACTACAACAGtgtcaaatatatttattacctGGATAAATTTCATGTATCAACTATGGATAAAACTCGACACATGGCCAAGCAAAGACTTGGTACATTATTATATGCCggaacattttaaaaattataatgcgAATATAAGGGTGATTTTAGATGGGACCGAATTTCATGTACAGAAACCTAAAAACCCAACGTCTCAACAAGCGTCATGGAGTAGCTACAAGCATGCAAATACTCTTAAAGTTCTTGTTGGAGGAACACCGGGGGGATTGTTATCATACTGCTCTCCTGCATATGCTGGGTCGGTCAGTGACAGGCAAACAGTGGAGAGaagtaatttaattagtaaatgTGAAAGTGGTGACTGCATTTTAGCAGATCGGGGATTTAATATTCAGGACATGTTTGCACACAAAAATGTTGctgtaaatatacctacttttttaaAGGGCAAAACACAGTTACCAGGTTTAACAGTGTTAAAAGATAGGAATCTAGCTAGTAAAAGAGTGCACATTGAACGCTTAATTGGCCTCACTAAAACATATAAGATTTTAAAAAGTGATCTGGATCACAGTTACATTCCAATTGcaggtaaaatattttttatatgtactaTGTGTTGTAATTTTAGAGAAAGCATAATGAAATAAGCATAATCGAATAGAACACAACGAGtggttattaatggaactcaatctgCCGGCTCCCCAGTAGCACTTGGAGTGCCTCAAGGCTCAATACTTGGCCCGTTTCTGTTCttggtttacattaatgatCTACCGAAACTTGTGCAAGATAAACATGATATAGTCTtgtttgctgatgacacatctCTGTTGTTCAAGGTAGACAGAAAAGCAATTAACTACGACAGTATTAACAATGCACTATCCACCGTAGTTAACTGGTTTACGACAAATAACCTTTACATCTCTATGTGACAGTAATGTATAGTTATTAATTAGGTTGTGACGACATGTATGTAATCATACAAAATAAGCACAAAATGTGAAGTCTCACCAGCCTAAACGTGTTTAGCTTTTATTATAAATAGAGCCCGccagcttgaacatgtcatgctcgctgaAAAGTCTTTGCTTATGGTGGCGaagttgatcgggtcgccactttcccaaagaaaggttgagggaggcgatggctgagatacgcgtcatactcgtgaacgggtgctgtttgtgaaGACTGGTCTGTTTTAGCTTACTGTGGTTCCATATTTATGTAGTAACACATTATGAATATATTGAGATTAATTTGGCGTGGAGAGACATTTCATTCGGTGCTAGTTATACATAATTTTATCTTTAGTTTTTATCTAGAATAtaggacacttggagaccttttACATCTctaagggtttttttttttaatacaattctGTAAGTTTGATTTCATTCTAAAAGAGAATAATCTctttttaaatttgtaatttatggTAAAGGACACAGTTCAGGGAAGAAAGTATATCAAACGGTAAGCAAAGCACCTACTTAAATTTTTGCAGTTTAATTTCactcttttatttttttggcgCGTTCTTTGTTGATAGCTGTGATTTGTCTCTTAAAGTAGTTTGATATGTTTTCTCACAGAACAGTGAAAGTATCTTAATATAGTCTTTAAGTATCATTGTACTGTTTTGAAAAAATAAGTCCCGCCGAGTTTCTTGGCCGGTTCTTCTCGGGTCAGAGGTGTAGGGTGGAATCGGTGGTAGATTTAGgttcattttctttttttttctgtttagtacgacgtgtaaaagtgcccttgtggcctacttactgaataaattttattttatttttattttataaataattgtgTTAAGTTTAGTTGAcacggaaaataaataaaacaaaaatattattttatggttttattaaatcataatttctgtaataatatttatttattatttctggttttaaatgattttcaaaaaaaattactagttTTGTAACCATTTCATTAATGAAGCAATCATCTCGCTGCAAAAAGATGACTTGAATTTCTTTAAaagtatatattattaaattacaatactTTCTTTTGGAGCAATATAGCTGTCCCTGTATCTGATAAAAATATGGATGGTTTCTTTTCAAATGCAGTTTGCCTACAATACTTTCAAGGTATGGAACTGTGACAGCAGTTATAGGCATATATCTTGCAGCATAGGGACATTTAACTTCAATGACTGTCTCATCGCCTAAGAGACCATCTGGTGAAGCTGCCAGGAACGGAAACTCCTCAGATATGTGCAGTCCACTTTTCTCTACTTTTAATCCAAAGTATTCTTCATATTTAGCTATAGCGGTGCTTTCATGGATTTTACCATGAGTGATAGCTCTAGTGTGAATAGCCCTTGGATTCATTATTCTCTGAATCAAATGATCCTTGCCTGTTGTAGCATGGCAAGCTACATGAAAGTTGCTGGCAGTTACCCTGCAACAACGAAGGTTGTGCCATTCTTTTGACTTATCCTGCACCTTAGTAGCTTTTTCTGTATTCACTATTTGCTCCGGCGtcacattttttaaaagtaaccgTTCTAGCAACAATTCTTTTTCATTACGGTTGGTGTAGTTGCTATGATCCCACTCGATAGCATAAGGATTCGCTGGTTTAATTGTTTGGAGTATGGGCATTGTTGACTTCCCAAAGTTGATGGCCAAATTGTGGACATAATCTTGATAATTCTCCATCATATCCTCTCTCTTGAGTGGGTTAAAATTTACAGCTTGTTTTCTTGGCCTGCTCATTGGTAAATTTTGTGCCTGAATAGGCGACCTATAAAATACCTTATGAGGTCTTTTGAACGTCatcagctttttttttttttttttttatttattgaacacAATGTAAGCTTACAGTTATAGACCAGATCACTTACACGCTAGAAAAACAGATACATTGTCAAAATAGTAACaattaaaaacatacaaaaatataaaaacatgcacataaaaatgtcatacaaattaaaattataattttacgtACACtctaagaaaacaagaaattaaaatcagaaatagggtaaaacaataaaaataaagtaaattaaatgtcaaaacagattaCAATACATGTTACCAGCAATGTCATGCagtatgaaaatttaaaaattgtctagCAGTTTTGCACAAGTTTGCTAAACGATCGGCGAACATGTCAGCGTCAACGTGTTGAGTGAGCATTATATGTAGAAATGATAAAGCACGCGTGGTAGGTGCGTGCCTCGCGTAACATGTGCGAGCGGACGGCCGCAGCAACACACACGGCCGGCGACGCGGCGCGACCGCCCCGTCCACATCCCGCGGTATCCTCCTAGGAACCAACAACCCTATCTTCTCTAACACCTCTGGGCTATCAACTTGGTGGTGAATGATTGAGAGATAGTGCACCAGAAGCAACAACTTCCGCCTCAATGCGAGCGTGTCTAGCCCAACCATCCCCGAGACAAAGATGGAAGGGTAGAGGTAAGGGTAATATCCATAGGCTTTTTTATACAACCAACGTGCAAATTTTCGTTGTATTTTTTCAAGCATTAGGGAATACTTGTCCTCATATGGATCCCAGACAACCGCACCATATTCCAACTTACTGCGCACGTATGCGTTATAGAGAACCTTAGCCACTCCAACGTGAAATTGCTTGGATATTCTCATAACAAATCCTAAGGTTTTACTGACCTGCTTGCAAATACTATTGATATGCGAATGGAAGTCAAATTTACTATCTAATATTAAACCCAGGTCTCGAATTTCGCTAACTTTCTCCAAGGAGGAACCCGCTAAGCTGTACCCAGTTTGAAGAGCAGAACGTTTGCGCGAGAAAGTGATCGCCTTACACTTTTTTACGTTAAAGGGAAGTCGATTCCTCTCACTCCACCTGGCAGCAGCATCAATATCAGCTTGCAACTCTGCGCTGTCGCTAATACTACGAATGCCTAGGAACAGCTTCAGGTCATCAGCGAAAAGAAGACATTTAGCAGCACTGATTGTGTCCGGCAAGTCATTTATCATAAGGAGAAAAAGAGTGGGCCCCAGGGTACTGCCCTGACTCACACCAGACAGCGTACAGTAGTCATTAGACTCGAAGCCGCCCACCCTGACGTACTGCTGCCTGCCACTCATGTAATTAGCAAAGAAATCTAATAGCTTTGGTGTGAAGCCCGCTAGCGCCAGCTTGCTCAGCAAGACGTCGTTGTCGACCAGGTCGAATGCCTTTCTGAAGTCGAAATATGCAGCATCGACCTGGTGCCCTTCATCCATCTCTTTGCAGACATAGTCAGCGAGGGCAACGAGATTCGTGACTGTAGATCGCGACTTACGGAAGCCGTGCTGACTGGGATGCAAGCGATTAGCCACCTGTAGACTTATTTGGCGGTTAAGCAtgatttcaaatattttaccaAACACAGGAAGAACAGCTATAGGCCTAAAAGAGGTTATATCTGTATTGTTACCATCCTTAGGAACCGGTGTCACCCTAGAAGTTTTCCAGCGATTTGGATAGGCGGAGTGATTGAGTGAGAGATTATATATGTGCAACAGAGGTGTAATCAAGGTATCAGCGCAATCTTTGGCCAGAAATACTGGGATACCATCCGGCCCGCCCGAAGAGCGGGGTTTAAGGTTGCGAATAGCCGCCCTAAAATCAGACTCAGAGACGAAGGGAATGGAAACTGACCTGGAGTCACCAGAAATGTATGCCCCACGCGCCGCGGCCGCCGCGTCCAGGCTCGGCCTATCCTGCTGAAATACTGAGCTGAAATAATTAGCGAAGGCATCCGCAGCGCCCTGACCACTTACCACATTTCCATCGACATAGAATGATTCATTACTGTGTTGTCGTTCCCTTTTTTTGTCTTTAACATAATCCCAGAACCTTCCCGGACAGTTAACAATACTGCATTGTAGATTTTGAATGTAAAGTTTATATGCTTCATCAATTAAATATTTCACTTGTGATCTATAATATTTGAACATATGTCTGTTGAAGTCTTTGCCCTCCTGCCTAAAGCGTTTCAAgtgaaagtattttaatttaatataacgTATAATTTCCCCTGTGAACCATTTTGGGTATACGTATTTAGAATGGTTATTAGAGCGGCTTTTTAGAGGAACAAATTGATTAATGCAAGAGTAAAGTTTGGCATACAGGATTTCAGTAGCGCAGTCGACGTCAGTAGCTGCTAGGAGATCGGTCCAATCAATAGCGGGCAGGGCCGAATAAAGCATTTCGAAGTCGGCCTTACGCCAGTTCCAGTCAGGGCAAGAAGTGGCGCGTGGGCGCGGCGGCACAGACGGCGGAGGCAGGCCGCATGGAAATGTCACCAAAATCGCAAGGGGTGGGTGGTAAGCGTCCATCGGGACTAGCATTTCTTCAGAACAGGCATATACCGACAGCCGTTTCCCATCTAAATCACTCAGCACGAGATCTAACATGCCCCCGTGGTCgttaaaaacattattatacTGAGTCAATTTACAGAagtcacaaaaaatatcaaagtcAGTTTTTACATTAGACGAACATGAATTTAGATTAAAATCGCCAAACAATAAGAAACATAAGTCAGGATAGGTACATACAGCATTTTCAATACATGTCATGACATTCGTATACTGCTCAGCATTATAGCTTGGAGGTAGATATACGACACAACACAAAAATTTCAAATCCTTATAAGTAATTGTTGCAAATAACAACTCCATATCTGCGGTAAGCCCATCAATGTCATGAAGGACACGTATTGAGTAGCGCTCGCGTGCGGCCAGCAGCACCCCGCCTTTTGTGTTGTCACTTGATGTACCATAATGGTCTTAGTTCGGCACATATCTTCCACTGCAC
Protein-coding sequences here:
- the LOC134670981 gene encoding uncharacterized protein LOC134670981 encodes the protein MALCSALDCKNKGVHAFPKDPKRRKAWEKALRIKNFKAKDSSRLCSMHFTSDDYYGQSIYTNYEPKARFLKKTAVPSIFSFNISRLDTASATARQQRLEMRSQKKLRFEETVTPSTSHQPSINEERMVPHSMDVEETVTPTSINQESTVPIFMDVASEIEISANINDFTVPILNNPKFSSKETQIDMEHVFGTIHRFKNDDKAIQFYTGFESYRKFFFVYSTLSPMAHKIQYYEKA